The segment CGTCTCCTCGCCGCGACGCACCACCTCGTACTCCGACGGCGGGATGCCGTCGCCCTCCCCGCTCGCCCGCACCGTGAGGTTCGTCGACGTGACGCGCGCCGACAGAGAGACGACGTCGCCGTCGCTGTCGCTGGCTCCGTAGTGCGCGATTGCGTCCAAGAGGTCCGCAACGATCGCCTCGAACACGACCGCGTCCACGTCCAGTCGAACCGGCCGGGACGGCGCGTCCACGTCGACGACGACCGACTCTTGCTCGTCGATCGCGCGCTCGACGGCGTCGTCGAGGAGGTCCGACAACAGGTGGGTGTCCGCGTCGCCGTCGCGGGACATGATGCGTTCGACCTCCCGGGCCTTCTGGCCGATCTCGTCGAGCGTCCCGGCGGCGGTCGCGATCTCCGCGGCCATCGCCGCGTCCGGCGCGTCGAGTTCGCGTTCGACCAGCGACGCGTACCCCGAGATGACGTTCACCTCCGTGCGGAGGTTGTGCCGGAGCACGCGATTCAGGACCTCCAGACGCTGCTGGGCGTCCCGGTGCTCGGTGATGTCCCGGAACACGAGCGTCCGCCCGATGACGGCCCCGTACCGGTCGTGGACGGGCGACACCGTCACCTCGTGGACGGCACCGTCGGTCTCGATCTCGAACAGGTCCACGTCGGGGTCGAGCGTGACGTCGGCGACGGCCGACAGCGGGTTGCCGAGGGCGTGCGAGCGATCGACGTCGAATCGCTCGCACGCCGCCGCGTTCACGTCCACGACGCGGCGGGCGTCGTCGACGACGACGACGGCGTCGCGCATGTCGGCGACGACCGCGGACGCGCCGCGGCGGCGGGTCGCCGGCGCGAAGTCCAGCAGGTCGTACCGGTACATCGCGTTCGCGAACAGGACGGCGGTAATGGGGAGCGTGAACGGCAACAGGTCCAGGCCCGGGACGGGGACGTGTCCGAGGACGGCGAGGACGTTCCCGACCCACGGGAACAGCGCACCGACGACGAGACTCGCGGCCTGGTGCCTGTAGAGGCGATCGAACCGGACGACGAACTCGAAGAGGACGAGGACGCCCGTCCCGAAGCAGACGTACGAGAACGCAAGGTAGAGCCCGTACAGCGGGCCGTGCTCGTGCGAGACGAACGTGTGCCCCATCCAGTCCGTCGCTGTCGTTGTCGGGTAGAAGAGGTCCCCGAACTGCGAGACGAGGAGGGACTCGGGGACGGGCATCGCGTGGGCGACGGCAGCGGCGACGGTGATCGCGGGAACGACGCCGAGCGCGACGCCGACGCGTCGCGTCAGGTACTCGCGTCGCCCGGCGTACTCGAGCGCGAACAGGAGCCAGACGACGGGGAGTGGCGCGATCGCGAACCACTGCGCGGCCCCGAGCGCGTCCCGGAGCGGCCCGGCCGTGACCGGGAGGCTCGCCGCGTAGATCGCCGTGTACGCCGACATCGTTCCGGCGAGGAGGACGAACGTGCGCGAACCCGGGCTGTCGCGGCGTCGATACCCGACGGACGCGAGGAATCCAGTGGCGACTGTGGCGACGGCGAGCACGACGCTGAGGATCGGGACCCCACCCACGGTACCCACGAGTCTACCGCGACCTGCCGACCACAGATGCGTTAAGGTTCCGGCCGTTTCGTCGGTAGAGCCGGGAGTACCGATGGATATCGGCGATGACGCGGCGGGATTCGTCGGGTCGAAGAACGACCGGCGGTCGCCGGGCGGTCACGTCCGGAGTCGCCGACCGCGCCCGAAGTCGCCGATCGATCACGGCCGCGTCCGCCGCACCGTCACTCGGGCGCGAACGCCTCGGTCATTCTGGCGCGAACGCCTCGAGCGTCGCGTCGATCTCCGCGGTGGAGGCGGCGCGCGGGAACCCGATGCTGACGTTGTCGACGCCGTCGACGTCCGCGAACTTCCCGAGTTCATCGCGGGCGCGCTGGGGGGTGCCGGCGGCGGTGAAGTCGTCGAGCATCTCGTCGCTGAAGACGTCGATGGCGGCCTCGCGGTCGCCGTTCATCCACTTCGCGGCGACGTCGTGCGCCTCGTCCTCGTAACCCTGCCGTGCGAGCGAGTCGCGGTAGTACGTCCCCATCGCGCCGACGTAGAACGCGGCGTGCTGGGCGGTCAGTTCGCGAGCGCGCTCGCCGTCCTCGAGCGCGCAGCACGTCAGCGAGAGCGTGACGTCCTGCTCGCTCCGGTCGCGGTCACCCAGGTCGGTACCGCGCTCGAAGTCCGCGACGCGGTCGGCCATCGCCTCGGGCGTGAAGAGGATGGCGTGCCAGCCGTCCGCGAACCGCCCGGCGAGTTCGACCGCCTTCGGTCCCATCGCGGCGACGTCGATCTTCGGTCGGGGCTCCGGGGCGTCCGAACGCAGGCGGAACCCGCTGAGGTTGAAGTACTCGCCCTCGTAGTCGAGTTCCTCGCCGCGCAGCACCGTCTTCGCGATCTCGACGTACTCGCGCGTCCGCCGGAGCGGATTCCCGAAGTCGATGCCGTGCCAGCCCTCGATTACTGCGGGACCGGAGGGACCGATGCCCATGCGGAATCGACCGTCGGAGACCTCCTGGAGCGTCGCCGCGGTCTGGGCGAGCAGCGCCGGCGACCGCGAGTAGACGTTCATGATCGAGGACCCGACGAGCACCTCGTCGGTCGCCTGCGCGATGCAGGTCATGATCGTGACGGCGTCCCGACCCCACGTCTCCGGGAGCCAGACCGCCTCGTACCCGAGTTCCTCCGCGCGGACCGCCATGTCGACGAAGTCCTGCACGGAGTCCTGTGCCGCGACCGGCAAGTGAACGTGATACTCCGTCATGTCAGACCTCCGGGCTCTCCATGATGTCCGGGACGCCAGCGGCCGTGATCGTCTGGCCGACGACGTACGACGACGCCTCCGAGGCGAGGAACTGCGCGACGTCGGCGATCTCCTCGCTCACGCCGATGCGGCGCTTCACCTCGTCGCGGTCGACCTCGTCGGCGGTGACGCCCATCTGGCTGGCGACGCCGGGCGTGGCGACGAACCCGGGCGCGATGGCGTTCACGCGCACGTCGTCGTCCGCCCACTCGAACGCGAGCGACTTCGTGAGGTTCTCCACGCCCGCCTTCGCGGCCGCGTAGTGACTCATCCACGGCGCGCCCTGCTGGCCCGCGACCGAGGAGAGGTTGATGACCGACCCACTGGCGTCCTTCAGGTGCTCCTCGGCGGCCTGGATGCAGTGGTAGGTGCCGGTGAGGTTGATCTCGACGATGGTCTCCCAGCCGTTCGGGCTGATGTCCTCGAAGTTCGCCATGAACGACGCGCCCGCGTTGTTCACGAGGACGTCGACGCCACCGAACGCCTCGACGGTCGCTTCCACGAGCGCCTCGACGGCGTCGCGGTCGGTGACGTCGCACTCGACGGCGTGCGCGCTCCCCGGTCGGTCCGAGTCCTCGATCCCCTCCGCGACCGGTTCGACGTTCTCCATCTCCCGCGAGCAGACGACGACGTCCACGCCGTCGTCCGCGAACCGCTCGGCGATGACTCGCCCGATACCCGACGACGACCCGGTGACGATCGCCACGTCGCCGTCCACGCTGAACTGACCTGTCGACATGTGGAACACCGACGGCATCCAGCACCAAAGTAATTTGCAATGCGTTGTCTGTTCATACTCTCGGGGCAGGCCGGATCGAGTGCTCGGGACGACGCGAACCGATGGACGTGGCGTTTCGAATCGAAGGCCATATGCTGTCCGACCCGGTGCCTTCGGGCAACGTGGCCAATCCCGACGACGAGACGCCGTTCGAGGCGTACCGGGTCGACGTCGACCGACCCCTCGCGCGCCTGTTCCGCGAGTACGGCATCCCGCGGTGGCCGTGGCTGCTCGCCGGCATCCTCTCGAACTTCGTCTCCCGCGCGGCACTCCTGATCCCGCCGGTCGTGCTCGGCACCGCGATCGACGCGGTGTTCTCGCCCGACGGCGCCGACCGGTACGCGCTCCCGCTCGTCCCGCCCGCGTGGCTTCCATCGACGCAGGTCGAACAGTTCTGGTTCTCCGTCTGGCTCATCGCCGGCGCGTTCCTCGTCGGCACCGCCGCCCGCTGGGTGTGGGGCGTGACGATGAACACGTTCGCGCACAGCGTCATGCACGCCGTCCGCACCGACACGTACAGCGCGATGCAGGACCTCGACATGTCGTTCTTCGACGACAAGGAGACCGGGGAAGTCATGAGCATCCTGAACAACGACGCCTCGAACCTCGAGACGTTCCTCGACGACGCGCTCTCGGAGGCGCTCCGACTGGTCGTGATGGTGCTCGGCATCGCCGGCATCCTCTTCTTCTACAACGCCCAGCTCGCCGCGGTCACGCTCCTGTTCGTCCCCCTCATGGGCGCGTTCACGCTCTGGTTCATGCGGAAGGCCGAACCTCGATATCGGCGCGTCCGGCAAGCCGTCGGCGACCTGAACACGCGCCTGGAGAACGGCCTCGCTGGCATCCAGCTCGTCAAGACCACCGGGACCGAAGCCCACGAGACCGGGCGCGTCCGCGGCGCCTCTCGCGAACTCTACGACGCGAACATGTCGATCCTCGTGCTCTCGTACTTCTACCGACCAGGGATGGGGTTCCTCGCCGGGCTGTCGTTCGCGACGACGTTCCTCGTCGGCGGCCTCTGGATCTTCCAGGGGGCGCCCGGGCCGCTATCGGGCGACCTGTCGGTCGGCGAGTTCGTCATCTTCGTGTTCATGACCCAGCGGTTCGTCGAACCGCTCTCGCAGGTGTCGAACATCGTCGACTGGTACGAGAACGCGAAGGCCAGCGGGAAGCGCGTGTTCGGGCTCATGGACGTCCCGCCGCACGTCACCGAACGCGAGGACGCGATAGACATGGAGGACGTCGACGGCCACGTCGCGTACGACGACGTGACGTTCTCGTACGACGGCGAGGACCAGCCCGTCCTCCGCGGGGTCTCCATCGACGCCAGTCCCGGCGAGACCGTCGCGCTCGTCGGCTCCACGGGCGCCGGGAAGTCCACGACGCTCAAGCTCCTCATGCGACTTTACGACGTGAACGACGGCGCCGTCGAGGTCGACGGCCGCGACGTCCGCGACGTCACGCTGTCGTCGCTCCGCCGGCACGTCGGGTACGTCGGCCAGGACTCGTTCCTCTTCGACGGCACCATCGCGGAGAACGTCCGCTACGGGCGGTTCGACGCCGACCGCGGGGAGGTCGAGCGCGCCGCCGAACTCGCCGAAGCCCACGAGTTCATCACCGACCTCCCCGAGGGCTACGACACGCGCGTCGGCGAACGCGGCGTGAAGCTCTCGGGCGGCCAACGCCAGCGGCTCGCGATCGCTCGCGTCGTCCTCCAGGACCCGCCGATCCTCGTGCTCGACGAGGCCACCTCGGACGTCGACACCGAGACCGAACTCCGCATCCAGTCCAGTCTCGACGAACTCGCCGCCGACAGGACGACGTTCGCGATCGCGCACCGGCTGTCGACCGTGAAGGACGCCGACCGGATCGTCGTCCTCGAGGCCGGGCGCGTCGTCGAACGCGGCACGCACGAGGAGCTGTTGGCCGCCGACGGCCGGTACGCGACGCTGTGGAGCGTCCAGACCGGTGAACTCGACGACCCCGACGACGACTTGCTCTGAGTTCCGGTGACCTTCGAGCGCGACGCTCGCCGAAGAGATACGCCAGCGAACCGAAGTTTTCTTGGAGGGCGTGAGCGAGTGCAACTGGTATGACCGACGTCCAGGTGCTCTGCGTCGACGACGAACGGAGCCTCCTGGAGCTCGCCGAGACTTTCCTCGAGCGCGAGAGCGACCGCATCTCGGTGCGGACCGCGAGCACCGCCGACGAGGCACTGGACGTGCTCGCGGCCCACGACGTCGACTGCGTCGTCAGCGACCACGACCTCGAGGAGGACACGGGCCTCTCCTTCCTCAGGACCGTCCGCGAGGAGCACCCGGACCTCCCGTTCGTCCTGTTCACGGGGAAGGGTAGCGAGGCGGTGGCGGCCGACGC is part of the Halorubellus sp. JP-L1 genome and harbors:
- a CDS encoding ABC transporter ATP-binding protein — encoded protein: MLSDPVPSGNVANPDDETPFEAYRVDVDRPLARLFREYGIPRWPWLLAGILSNFVSRAALLIPPVVLGTAIDAVFSPDGADRYALPLVPPAWLPSTQVEQFWFSVWLIAGAFLVGTAARWVWGVTMNTFAHSVMHAVRTDTYSAMQDLDMSFFDDKETGEVMSILNNDASNLETFLDDALSEALRLVVMVLGIAGILFFYNAQLAAVTLLFVPLMGAFTLWFMRKAEPRYRRVRQAVGDLNTRLENGLAGIQLVKTTGTEAHETGRVRGASRELYDANMSILVLSYFYRPGMGFLAGLSFATTFLVGGLWIFQGAPGPLSGDLSVGEFVIFVFMTQRFVEPLSQVSNIVDWYENAKASGKRVFGLMDVPPHVTEREDAIDMEDVDGHVAYDDVTFSYDGEDQPVLRGVSIDASPGETVALVGSTGAGKSTTLKLLMRLYDVNDGAVEVDGRDVRDVTLSSLRRHVGYVGQDSFLFDGTIAENVRYGRFDADRGEVERAAELAEAHEFITDLPEGYDTRVGERGVKLSGGQRQRLAIARVVLQDPPILVLDEATSDVDTETELRIQSSLDELAADRTTFAIAHRLSTVKDADRIVVLEAGRVVERGTHEELLAADGRYATLWSVQTGELDDPDDDLL
- a CDS encoding SDR family NAD(P)-dependent oxidoreductase translates to MSTGQFSVDGDVAIVTGSSSGIGRVIAERFADDGVDVVVCSREMENVEPVAEGIEDSDRPGSAHAVECDVTDRDAVEALVEATVEAFGGVDVLVNNAGASFMANFEDISPNGWETIVEINLTGTYHCIQAAEEHLKDASGSVINLSSVAGQQGAPWMSHYAAAKAGVENLTKSLAFEWADDDVRVNAIAPGFVATPGVASQMGVTADEVDRDEVKRRIGVSEEIADVAQFLASEASSYVVGQTITAAGVPDIMESPEV
- a CDS encoding histidine kinase N-terminal 7TM domain-containing protein; the protein is MGTVGGVPILSVVLAVATVATGFLASVGYRRRDSPGSRTFVLLAGTMSAYTAIYAASLPVTAGPLRDALGAAQWFAIAPLPVVWLLFALEYAGRREYLTRRVGVALGVVPAITVAAAVAHAMPVPESLLVSQFGDLFYPTTTATDWMGHTFVSHEHGPLYGLYLAFSYVCFGTGVLVLFEFVVRFDRLYRHQAASLVVGALFPWVGNVLAVLGHVPVPGLDLLPFTLPITAVLFANAMYRYDLLDFAPATRRRGASAVVADMRDAVVVVDDARRVVDVNAAACERFDVDRSHALGNPLSAVADVTLDPDVDLFEIETDGAVHEVTVSPVHDRYGAVIGRTLVFRDITEHRDAQQRLEVLNRVLRHNLRTEVNVISGYASLVERELDAPDAAMAAEIATAAGTLDEIGQKAREVERIMSRDGDADTHLLSDLLDDAVERAIDEQESVVVDVDAPSRPVRLDVDAVVFEAIVADLLDAIAHYGASDSDGDVVSLSARVTSTNLTVRASGEGDGIPPSEYEVVRRGEETPLDHANGLSLWLVKWGVRSLDGEVRFDDDGDAAIEIDDCIVDAETTARHATNDGDGGSTDGVDGELADGVGGETAAAGAGGGTEQ
- a CDS encoding TIGR04024 family LLM class F420-dependent oxidoreductase, producing the protein MTEYHVHLPVAAQDSVQDFVDMAVRAEELGYEAVWLPETWGRDAVTIMTCIAQATDEVLVGSSIMNVYSRSPALLAQTAATLQEVSDGRFRMGIGPSGPAVIEGWHGIDFGNPLRRTREYVEIAKTVLRGEELDYEGEYFNLSGFRLRSDAPEPRPKIDVAAMGPKAVELAGRFADGWHAILFTPEAMADRVADFERGTDLGDRDRSEQDVTLSLTCCALEDGERARELTAQHAAFYVGAMGTYYRDSLARQGYEDEAHDVAAKWMNGDREAAIDVFSDEMLDDFTAAGTPQRARDELGKFADVDGVDNVSIGFPRAASTAEIDATLEAFAPE